A genomic segment from Helicoverpa armigera isolate CAAS_96S chromosome 10, ASM3070526v1, whole genome shotgun sequence encodes:
- the LOC110378361 gene encoding lipopolysaccharide-induced tumor necrosis factor-alpha factor homolog → MSYPANPPPYSATEPVQVIQLQPIAVRPDLGSTTVIVGQPPLDSVPSLVVCRSCHYQVLTTARARPTSQTHLWALCLLVFGCWPCIWIPYCTPSCMRVDHYCPNCNAYLGKYPN, encoded by the exons ATGAGTTACCCAGCAAACCCACCTCCGTACTCGGCCACGGAACCAGTCCAAGTGATTCAGCTTCAGCCCATAGCAGTGCGCCCTGATCTGGGATCCACGACGGTCATAGTAGGCCAACCACCCCTAGATTCTGTACCTTCTTTAGTGGTCTGCAGATCTTGTCATTACCAAGTATTGACCACTGCGAGAGCCAGGCCGACGTCTCAGACACATCTTTGGGCACTCTGCCTTCTTGTTTTTGG TTGCTGGCCTTGCATATGGATACCTTACTGCACACCGTCCTGCATGAGAGTCGACCACTACTGTCCGAACTGCAACGCGTACCTCGGCAAATACCCTAACTAA